In the genome of Calothrix sp. PCC 6303, the window CGGACAGCAATTTGAGCGGATCTATTTTGATCCACCATATGCAAGTAATTTATACGAACAAGTCCTGAATGCGATCGCGCTTCACCAACTATTGCATCCAGACGGTGAAATTGCTGTGGAACATAACCCATCATCGTGGGAAGCACTAAACATGGATACCTGGGAAATCTGCCGCGAAAAGACTTACGGAAACACAGCTTTAACATTCTACCGACCAACTCACAATTAGGAAATTGGGAATTGCCAATTTAGAAGAATGCATCGATAACTCCTAAACCAGCATTTCCCACTCCTAAACCTTAGTTTCCTAAATTCCTAACTGATCACCGCGCTTATATTGGACATAAGCTTTATAAAACAGTCCAGCTAAGGTGATGGGAATTAGTCCCAAAACAATGCCACATAATAAAGGTTCAATCACAGCTAGTCTCCTTGTTGCAATCATGAAATATTTCTTTCTGCCCACCATCATACCAAATAATTAATCAACACCCCTTTCCATAACGTTTCTAGGCATTAGATCCGAACTCTTAAAAAAGTCTGTACTTGCGGACATTTTCAAGAACTTTTAAGCTATGTGTAGGAAATGAAAACTTTTTTTGCAAACCTTAATTTCACAGCAGACGTTTTGGATAACCGGATTACCACACCAGAAACTTTTCTCCCCCGACTCATTGTCGTGGTATTGGTAATAGTCCTTGCTACTTTCTTGGGCTTTTTTACCGTGCGTGTGGTTCGTACCTTCGATCCATACGTCAAAACTGTTTTATCCCTCGATGGTGATACAGTTCAAGGACACGCCATATTTCAAATCA includes:
- the petG gene encoding cytochrome b6-f complex subunit V — protein: MIEPLLCGIVLGLIPITLAGLFYKAYVQYKRGDQLGI
- a CDS encoding c-type cytochrome; the protein is MDNRITTPETFLPRLIVVVLVIVLATFLGFFTVRVVRTFDPYVKTVLSLDGDTVQGHAIFQINCAGCHGMEALGRVGPSLQAVSKHKSRYALIHQVISGETPPMPKFQPSTKEMADLLSYLETL